A window of the Deltaproteobacteria bacterium genome harbors these coding sequences:
- a CDS encoding CDP-glycerol glycerophosphotransferase family protein, producing MNRKKILISLPYGMSARNILRSQIYEELTRVFDITLLTPFYQDRSFLGEFSRPGVDLLDFPKNYNIFFKAYRFLLDYVEGPYFTQKSKIHTFQLLAQTLKEENRLSYFIRHVIGAITVRSPYLVFCLRKLQECLATKDHFLKILREKKPDLVFQTHILALEEYPLAFSVKQMGIPLVGMVHSWDNLTTKSGFRLPFSRKPGRLPPVQYDHLIVWNFLQKEELRSYYGYQENQASVVGIPQMDHYCNGSFSSRISFFQSIGADPSKKLILFALPSLNLMPRQEEVLEMLIKILRSNSFRDPVQLLIRAHPGEKMSFLEELKSRFPEIYVQNPSPAYSAFRHRGGWNKSDQQDLAESIYHCDILINVASTTSLDAAVLNKPIICIGFDGYQNAPYYSSVRMHYDFSHYQPVMNSGAVRLAKSPLELEEQIRSYLEDPSQDSENRKQLVCTLDPFGTDGKAANRVVQTLINQAN from the coding sequence ATGAATAGAAAAAAAATACTGATCAGCCTCCCCTATGGAATGTCCGCACGGAATATCTTGCGTTCTCAAATCTACGAAGAACTGACTCGGGTCTTTGACATCACTCTATTAACCCCTTTTTATCAGGATCGTAGTTTTCTTGGCGAATTTTCAAGACCAGGTGTTGATCTCCTAGATTTTCCGAAGAATTATAATATCTTTTTTAAGGCTTACCGCTTTCTGCTCGACTATGTGGAGGGACCCTATTTTACACAAAAGAGCAAGATCCACACCTTTCAGCTGCTCGCCCAGACCCTCAAGGAAGAAAATCGGCTCAGTTATTTTATCCGCCACGTGATCGGAGCCATCACTGTTCGTTCTCCTTACCTCGTTTTCTGTCTCAGGAAACTCCAAGAATGTCTTGCGACAAAGGATCATTTCCTGAAAATCTTGAGGGAGAAGAAGCCTGATCTCGTCTTTCAGACCCATATCCTCGCCTTGGAAGAATATCCCCTAGCTTTTAGTGTGAAGCAGATGGGAATTCCTTTGGTCGGCATGGTTCACAGTTGGGATAATTTAACGACCAAATCAGGTTTTCGTCTTCCGTTTTCTAGAAAACCAGGCAGATTACCCCCTGTCCAATATGATCATCTCATTGTCTGGAACTTTCTTCAAAAAGAAGAGCTCCGAAGCTACTACGGTTATCAAGAAAATCAGGCCTCTGTTGTCGGCATCCCCCAGATGGACCATTATTGCAATGGCTCATTCTCTTCACGAATTTCATTTTTTCAATCAATAGGGGCGGACCCCTCCAAAAAATTAATTCTCTTTGCGTTACCCTCTCTTAATCTCATGCCTCGGCAGGAAGAGGTCTTGGAAATGTTGATTAAAATTCTCCGCTCCAATTCTTTTCGAGACCCTGTCCAGCTTTTGATACGCGCTCATCCAGGAGAGAAGATGTCTTTTCTCGAAGAACTAAAATCCCGATTTCCAGAAATTTATGTACAAAACCCAAGTCCAGCTTATTCGGCATTCCGACATCGAGGAGGTTGGAACAAGTCCGACCAACAAGATCTCGCAGAATCAATCTATCACTGTGATATATTGATCAACGTAGCCTCAACGACCTCACTGGATGCGGCAGTTCTCAACAAACCGATTATTTGTATCGGTTTTGATGGATATCAAAATGCCCCCTATTATTCATCAGTTCGAATGCATTATGATTTCTCTCACTACCAACCGGTCATGAATAGCGGGGCTGTTCGTCTCGCCAAATCACCCCTTGAGCTTGAAGAACAGATCAGGAGTTATCTCGAGGACCCCTCGCAAGATTCAGAGAATCGCAAACAGCTTGTCTGCACTCTAGATCCATTTGGTACGGATGGGAAAGCGGCGAATCGAGTTGTCCAGACTTTGATAAATCAGGCAAACTAA
- a CDS encoding polysaccharide biosynthesis C-terminal domain-containing protein — MKFAKQVISILSADVVLEGTHLVIKSVYATLLGPSLFGVVTLIQLIPQYAEKFFRLGVDDGSTYIGSQNQKKIGVVFFNACFLVLCFSVIAIGTFLVFKGVYVKQLLKGMVVDQPIFWAVLLSIPPLFLFRAFMKNMLFAEKIWAYNILNFGSPLLGQVLILISILWFGQNLFLIIMGPTIAYCVGSLCGGIILYRSGYLNFHFDFPIQKTLIRYGINTYLPAVIHFAQYRADILLIGLFLTPREVGLYTLSTTFAQIIYKIPTAIASLLYVKAARAETAEKAKVLTADTCRHSITILALLLIPFSLVVEITIRGFMKAYIPLLPSFHLQVIAWSIFGIALLLHNHNLGKGKPGLSLIMYSISLMINVVLNLLLIPSHGIVGAAFVSLVSFTVCSFGLGILFLRGANFRWQFMIAPRKSDWEAYKNLLKSLLGSATSFR, encoded by the coding sequence ATGAAATTCGCCAAACAAGTCATCTCGATTCTCTCCGCTGACGTTGTCTTAGAAGGGACTCATCTCGTCATTAAGAGCGTCTATGCAACTCTTCTTGGCCCTTCTCTGTTCGGGGTAGTCACCCTGATTCAGTTGATTCCCCAATACGCGGAAAAATTTTTCCGGCTCGGAGTCGATGACGGCTCAACCTATATTGGAAGTCAGAATCAGAAAAAAATTGGTGTTGTTTTCTTTAATGCCTGCTTCCTCGTTCTTTGTTTCAGTGTCATCGCCATCGGCACCTTTTTGGTCTTCAAAGGGGTTTATGTGAAACAGTTGTTGAAGGGGATGGTTGTTGATCAACCAATCTTTTGGGCGGTTCTCCTGAGCATCCCTCCCCTCTTCCTCTTTCGCGCCTTCATGAAAAACATGCTTTTTGCCGAAAAGATATGGGCCTACAATATCTTGAACTTTGGATCTCCTTTACTCGGACAGGTATTGATCCTCATATCAATTCTTTGGTTTGGCCAGAATCTCTTCCTCATTATTATGGGACCGACAATTGCGTATTGCGTGGGAAGTCTTTGTGGAGGGATCATCCTTTATCGAAGTGGGTATCTGAATTTTCACTTTGATTTTCCAATTCAAAAAACACTGATTCGTTACGGCATCAACACCTATCTTCCGGCGGTGATTCACTTCGCACAATATCGCGCAGATATTCTTCTGATTGGGCTATTTCTCACGCCACGAGAGGTTGGTCTTTACACGCTGTCAACGACCTTTGCCCAGATCATTTACAAGATCCCGACGGCGATAGCTTCCCTTCTCTATGTCAAGGCAGCCCGGGCAGAAACGGCCGAAAAGGCCAAGGTCTTGACCGCAGACACCTGTCGACATTCGATAACCATTCTAGCGCTATTACTCATCCCTTTTTCGTTGGTGGTTGAAATAACGATAAGGGGATTTATGAAGGCGTACATCCCTCTACTTCCTTCCTTCCATCTCCAGGTCATTGCCTGGTCCATTTTTGGCATCGCCCTTTTGCTTCATAACCACAACCTTGGCAAAGGAAAGCCAGGGCTTTCTTTAATCATGTACTCGATCTCGCTCATGATCAATGTTGTCTTGAATCTACTTTTGATTCCTTCCCATGGAATCGTGGGTGCTGCCTTCGTTTCTCTCGTCTCTTTTACCGTCTGTTCTTTTGGATTAGGCATCCTCTTTTTACGAGGAGCCAACTTTCGATGGCAATTTATGATTGCCCCTAGGAAAAGCGATTGGGAAGCTTACAAAAACTTGTTGAAAAGCCTGTTGGGTTCGGCAACATCCTTTCGGTAA
- a CDS encoding FkbM family methyltransferase — translation MRLNLNEKSQRHLYFSKIYEPEITLKLPLILNPGDCFIDVGAHHGYYSLATSSLVGPTGKVLSLEADPRNYESLKRNLQENRFDNILALNIGISNQTGTATFHRNPLNDGGGSLQRWERYVDRNRSFSKDLIQRKFSVKTEIQVETKDMSSLLLHLKKDTFLTLAEDTVVKIDVEGYEVEVVEGMLSLLNTNGWRPKALIIECSNKKEGIIHDRLQPFGYVASYPDRRGRLLRPRENCKYYNKMNVFFILPEQINPKLLDPKFLSRH, via the coding sequence ATGCGCCTAAACCTCAATGAAAAAAGCCAAAGACATCTCTATTTTTCGAAAATTTACGAACCCGAAATTACCCTTAAGCTACCTTTAATTTTAAATCCGGGTGATTGTTTTATCGATGTTGGGGCTCATCACGGTTACTATTCGTTGGCCACCTCTTCCCTGGTTGGGCCGACAGGTAAGGTTCTTTCCTTAGAAGCAGATCCCCGAAATTATGAATCTTTAAAAAGGAATCTTCAGGAAAATAGATTTGATAATATTTTGGCCTTAAACATTGGTATCTCCAATCAGACGGGTACCGCCACTTTTCATAGAAATCCTCTGAATGACGGCGGCGGAAGTCTGCAACGCTGGGAACGCTATGTCGACCGAAACCGTTCCTTTTCTAAGGATCTTATTCAGAGAAAATTCTCCGTAAAAACCGAAATTCAGGTTGAGACCAAGGACATGTCGTCTCTTCTCCTTCACTTAAAGAAAGATACTTTTCTCACACTTGCTGAAGACACCGTCGTCAAAATTGACGTTGAAGGATATGAAGTCGAGGTTGTCGAGGGAATGCTGAGTCTTTTAAATACGAACGGTTGGAGACCGAAGGCATTGATTATCGAATGTTCAAACAAAAAAGAGGGTATCATCCATGACCGGTTGCAACCTTTCGGTTATGTCGCCTCTTATCCTGACCGCCGGGGTCGCCTTCTGAGACCTCGCGAAAACTGTAAATACTATAATAAAATGAATGTGTTCTTTATTCTTCCGGAGCAGATCAATCCAAAGCTCCTCGATCCGAAGTTTCTTTCTCGACACTAA
- a CDS encoding CDP-glycerol glycerophosphotransferase family protein — protein sequence MNIVSLDLMKKSLRRTNPWIYQIRMIFGWFFARPRFLALLHSLQLWMTRSRYYTQLFQQYSPDAIMLTHSIALQEIFLACFAKKQNVPIIVGIHSWDTLTTKTGMAGVGSKKPRCGRTFPVRFNKILVWNEILKDQLIRFYGYSPNDISISGIPQFDSYIRNGTRSRESFFARYHLDPSKKLILYAAGNPVVLPHQDEIISILLEAFDQRDIQMPSYLMIRNHPGHDTSSIQKMAQDRPDVLFDQPSIAYAALSNSSGWQNGNGDTEHFAELLFAADLVINVWSTVSLDAAIFGKPTICIAFDGQDQKPYLESVRRFYDYTHYQPLVKSGGIRLVENKTELISAINQFLKNPRLNENERKKMILEQATFLDGQSGRRMAEQVQSFLDESRSSSS from the coding sequence ATGAACATTGTCTCTCTTGATTTGATGAAGAAATCTCTTCGCAGGACGAATCCTTGGATTTACCAAATACGAATGATCTTCGGCTGGTTTTTTGCCCGTCCTCGTTTCCTTGCTTTGCTTCATTCTCTACAGCTCTGGATGACTCGCAGTCGTTACTACACCCAGCTCTTTCAGCAATATTCCCCTGATGCGATTATGCTAACGCATTCTATAGCCTTACAAGAAATCTTCCTTGCTTGCTTTGCTAAGAAGCAAAACGTTCCAATCATCGTAGGTATCCACAGCTGGGATACACTCACAACAAAAACAGGGATGGCGGGAGTTGGCTCCAAAAAGCCGCGCTGCGGCCGTACGTTCCCTGTCCGCTTTAACAAAATCCTGGTATGGAATGAAATTCTAAAAGATCAGCTGATCCGATTTTATGGATATTCGCCAAATGATATCTCTATTTCTGGCATCCCCCAGTTTGATTCTTATATTCGCAATGGGACAAGGTCGAGAGAGAGCTTTTTCGCACGATATCATCTTGATCCTTCGAAGAAATTGATCCTTTATGCCGCCGGCAATCCTGTTGTCCTCCCCCATCAAGACGAGATTATCTCAATTCTTCTTGAAGCGTTTGACCAAAGAGACATTCAGATGCCATCCTATCTCATGATTCGCAACCATCCGGGGCATGATACATCATCAATCCAGAAAATGGCTCAGGATCGTCCTGATGTCCTCTTCGATCAACCCAGTATTGCTTATGCAGCGTTATCCAATTCGTCAGGTTGGCAAAATGGCAACGGAGACACCGAACACTTTGCAGAACTTCTTTTCGCAGCTGATCTCGTTATTAACGTTTGGTCAACCGTCAGCCTCGATGCCGCTATTTTTGGCAAGCCGACTATTTGTATCGCCTTTGATGGCCAAGATCAAAAACCTTATTTAGAGTCGGTACGACGATTTTACGACTATACTCATTACCAACCACTCGTAAAGTCTGGGGGTATACGCCTTGTGGAAAACAAGACTGAATTAATCAGTGCTATTAATCAATTTCTTAAAAATCCTCGACTGAATGAAAATGAGCGAAAGAAGATGATTCTTGAGCAAGCAACCTTTCTAGATGGACAGTCAGGGAGACGCATGGCTGAACAGGTTCAATCTTTTCTAGACGAGTCGAGAAGTTCCTCATCATGA
- a CDS encoding Gfo/Idh/MocA family oxidoreductase, translating to MTISIGLVGVRGFGEKRARSFLKNPKAVLSRCFHPDKLVCEEAAKNLGCKPSRSFEEILEDLNVEAVVISTPTPLHFEQIQAAIRSGKHVFVEKPMVLRLQEGLALQKDLANFQKVFMVGHNYRRKKGIRLLKKMLASGQLGSPVSFEIHFSHGGGFNFQPNQWRWNASLCPGGPLSMLGTHAFDVLEYLGGSVKTVQSRVHKLYAATEAEDTTSHLIEMNSGATASVANHYIVPSFSRVWVAGTEGIAWWDGFENRVYYRIGRDIDRKPSPLHSQEVEEDDLLTGESDEFLRCIAEGQKPETGYSEGLRAVAFVHAALEANRNSKKIFFEDYLKAEGSCR from the coding sequence ATGACTATATCCATTGGACTTGTGGGAGTACGAGGCTTCGGAGAAAAAAGAGCAAGATCATTCCTGAAGAACCCTAAGGCTGTGCTCTCACGTTGTTTCCATCCAGACAAGCTAGTTTGTGAAGAAGCGGCGAAAAATCTAGGTTGCAAGCCATCCCGAAGTTTTGAGGAAATTTTAGAAGACCTCAACGTAGAAGCGGTCGTCATTTCAACGCCAACCCCTCTCCACTTTGAACAGATTCAAGCAGCGATCAGATCGGGAAAACATGTTTTCGTCGAAAAACCGATGGTCTTAAGACTTCAGGAAGGTCTCGCCTTACAAAAAGATCTGGCCAACTTCCAAAAGGTTTTTATGGTGGGGCATAACTACCGAAGAAAAAAAGGCATCCGGCTTCTAAAAAAAATGCTTGCCAGTGGTCAATTGGGATCGCCCGTGAGCTTTGAAATCCACTTCTCTCACGGCGGAGGATTTAACTTTCAACCCAATCAGTGGCGTTGGAACGCCTCTCTTTGCCCTGGAGGCCCACTTTCAATGCTAGGAACACACGCCTTCGACGTGCTTGAATATCTGGGAGGTTCTGTTAAGACTGTCCAAAGTAGGGTTCACAAACTTTATGCGGCCACTGAGGCGGAGGACACGACAAGTCACCTCATCGAAATGAATTCGGGTGCCACAGCCTCTGTCGCAAATCACTACATTGTTCCTTCTTTCTCTAGGGTGTGGGTGGCGGGGACTGAAGGCATTGCCTGGTGGGATGGTTTTGAGAACCGTGTCTATTATCGGATTGGGAGAGACATTGATCGGAAGCCCTCTCCCCTCCACAGTCAAGAAGTTGAAGAAGACGATCTTTTAACCGGGGAATCTGACGAATTTCTGAGATGTATTGCAGAAGGCCAAAAACCAGAGACTGGGTATTCAGAAGGCTTACGAGCTGTTGCCTTCGTGCACGCAGCGCTGGAGGCGAACCGTAATTCAAAAAAAATCTTCTTTGAAGACTACCTGAAGGCGGAGGGTTCATGCAGATAG
- a CDS encoding glycosyltransferase family 9 protein, with translation MKTEKILICALCGIGDSLFFLPSLHVLKKNYPLSKIHLLTPPNGCDDLLKKEKRIDKIIVFPWQKWLPSNKRKPLWKNFFELFSCLLKIRREKYGLCFWPFAVTTSKKMLLSCFLGAQKTFIHIGPTWWNRIKILKFLRIIPFRRKDHFVDRNLDLLRASGVKISESSLPFILETSSNGGGNLLPLPKDQILIGIHPGGNLLWNKTRRWGTEKFSQVALELSKEIDAHFLIFGTPPEEEILKSITNQIPDRSTVVSNISLTECSLLFEKLHLFIGNDSSLIHLAASKGVKTLAVIGPTNPRQTGPFGEKGYSVRVDLPCSPCFDTGFSNVCPERSCLTQLDPVQVAKISLKILRSEGKQKIFDLSPSNHQFASSSTLLVERQRYEESYLKKLAFLNEAVIPLPRHL, from the coding sequence ATGAAAACAGAAAAAATACTTATCTGCGCCTTGTGTGGCATCGGAGATTCACTCTTTTTCCTCCCCTCGCTTCACGTGTTGAAAAAAAATTATCCCCTCTCGAAAATTCATCTTCTGACACCACCCAACGGATGTGACGACTTACTAAAAAAAGAAAAAAGAATTGACAAGATTATCGTTTTCCCCTGGCAAAAATGGCTCCCTTCGAACAAGAGGAAACCTCTCTGGAAGAATTTCTTCGAGCTTTTCAGTTGCCTTCTCAAAATACGCCGGGAAAAATATGGCCTCTGTTTTTGGCCATTTGCGGTAACAACATCAAAAAAGATGCTGCTCTCCTGCTTCTTGGGTGCTCAAAAGACATTTATTCACATTGGGCCAACCTGGTGGAATCGGATAAAAATCCTGAAATTCTTAAGAATAATCCCTTTCAGACGGAAGGATCATTTTGTTGATAGAAATCTTGACCTGCTCAGGGCATCCGGAGTAAAAATATCTGAGTCGTCGCTCCCTTTTATTTTAGAAACCTCTTCCAATGGCGGGGGAAATTTATTGCCGCTGCCAAAAGATCAGATCCTGATCGGAATTCATCCCGGTGGAAATCTTCTCTGGAATAAAACCAGGAGATGGGGAACGGAAAAATTTTCTCAAGTCGCGCTTGAATTATCTAAAGAAATTGATGCCCATTTCCTAATTTTTGGAACTCCTCCGGAGGAAGAAATTCTTAAAAGCATTACGAACCAGATACCTGATCGGTCTACAGTTGTTTCAAATATTTCCCTGACTGAATGCTCTCTTCTGTTTGAGAAATTACATCTTTTTATAGGAAACGACTCATCTTTGATCCATCTCGCTGCCTCAAAAGGGGTCAAGACGCTTGCCGTGATAGGTCCAACGAATCCTCGTCAAACAGGCCCCTTTGGAGAAAAAGGATACTCCGTCAGGGTCGATCTCCCCTGTAGTCCTTGTTTCGATACCGGTTTTTCAAATGTTTGCCCTGAGCGAAGCTGTCTCACACAGCTTGATCCCGTTCAGGTCGCTAAAATCTCTCTCAAGATCTTAAGAAGCGAAGGCAAACAGAAAATCTTCGATCTTTCACCCTCCAATCATCAGTTTGCCTCATCATCCACCCTTTTGGTGGAAAGGCAGAGATATGAAGAAAGTTATTTAAAAAAACTCGCTTTTTTAAATGAAGCTGTTATACCTTTGCCTAGGCACTTATAA
- a CDS encoding radical SAM protein: MQIDYNYAKKHTFSCARYQQESHGPLLSRLQRIVAQALAQRTERDYKCTLEELEEIAKYLKRIDPSNNHEGRSPLDKPTTFSSTEILNAGQYDSDFDVLRYLVYRYKFKNYPRERKLNSFPIVLAVEPTSICNLRCVMCFQADETFTRDKKQMGLMDFNLYQRIIDEAAEAHCASVVLASRGEPLLHPRFTEMVAYTKKKGILDIKINTNATKLTAERARKLLEIEPNVLIFSVDSSHKEEFEAIRIGADFNQIVSNIRQFNQIRANEFPHSRVRTRISMVLINPQQDTEKAHAFWSDLVDEFAVKGGMQRLDIYNLDLVESTDPCSLFWERLYVWWDGQINPCDSDYKSLLSPGRISGETTIASIWQGEVMNSYRQKHLEGLKNSLYPCSKCDGYCL, from the coding sequence ATGCAGATAGATTATAACTACGCGAAAAAACACACCTTTTCCTGCGCACGCTATCAACAAGAGTCCCATGGTCCTCTGTTATCGCGTCTACAACGTATCGTTGCCCAGGCACTTGCACAAAGGACCGAGCGCGATTACAAATGCACACTCGAGGAACTAGAAGAGATTGCGAAATACTTAAAGCGCATTGACCCGTCTAATAATCATGAAGGTCGCTCTCCTCTGGACAAACCAACTACCTTCTCTTCAACTGAGATTCTTAATGCCGGTCAGTACGATTCGGATTTCGATGTCCTGCGTTATCTGGTTTACCGATATAAATTTAAAAACTACCCTCGAGAACGAAAGCTGAATTCGTTCCCTATTGTCCTCGCAGTGGAGCCTACAAGCATTTGTAATCTCCGATGTGTGATGTGCTTCCAAGCCGATGAAACGTTTACTCGAGATAAGAAGCAAATGGGCTTGATGGACTTCAACCTCTATCAGCGAATCATCGACGAAGCTGCAGAGGCACATTGCGCCTCAGTCGTTCTTGCCAGCCGAGGAGAACCTCTTCTTCATCCGCGCTTCACGGAAATGGTTGCTTATACCAAGAAAAAAGGGATTTTGGATATCAAGATCAACACAAACGCCACCAAGCTAACGGCCGAACGGGCTAGAAAGCTTCTTGAAATCGAACCTAATGTGCTCATTTTTTCGGTCGACTCGAGTCATAAAGAGGAATTCGAAGCGATTCGAATTGGTGCTGATTTTAATCAGATTGTATCAAACATTCGCCAATTTAATCAGATCCGAGCCAACGAATTTCCGCACTCGCGGGTGAGAACGCGAATTTCAATGGTCCTCATTAACCCACAGCAAGATACAGAGAAGGCACATGCTTTTTGGAGTGATCTTGTTGATGAATTCGCTGTCAAAGGAGGTATGCAACGGCTCGACATCTATAATCTGGACCTTGTTGAATCAACAGATCCATGCAGTCTTTTCTGGGAAAGGCTCTACGTATGGTGGGATGGCCAAATAAACCCCTGTGATTCAGACTATAAAAGCCTCCTCTCTCCAGGAAGGATTTCGGGGGAAACGACGATCGCTTCGATTTGGCAAGGAGAAGTCATGAATTCTTATCGGCAAAAACATCTAGAGGGTCTCAAAAATAGTCTTTATCCTTGTTCCAAATGTGACGGTTACTGCCTCTAA
- a CDS encoding B12-binding domain-containing radical SAM protein — MRLLFVYPNQIHQENVSLGLSYISSYVKQFGHETALIDYTWGGTVQDCINKCEEFKPHLVGFSLTSGDLMFSLEIARAIKRLDKSIKIMFGASHATVAPKDSLQYDEVDMACVGEAEESVRQLLDHMQNERDYYDTPNFWFKKENGEIVSNCVSLLEMNLDKLPFPDRDLWNMETYINTSGGNLDMIAGRGCPYKCTYCIIPKLHEINEESRKQVRFRSVDNIIAEVKYLQEKYKGRVKMVSFQDDVFALAKPFIAEFSEKFPKECGIPFICNGRVEAMDEKMAEMLAKAGCSGLNMGIETGSQTLRRSLMRRDMSNEHIIRTFKAAKKFKLKTNSYNIVGSPYETERDIWETIKVNRECEPDYLQVSIFQPYQGTDLHTLSRDQGWMTTDIMPVSHKLTSIMKYPYMTPREIVWQKKLFRFRVMRKTKPLEAFILLLLDTNYELFVKFRTKMPTWLKRFLYIVLRKFSGGDAAKTSDTYLPRLESAA, encoded by the coding sequence ATGAGATTACTTTTTGTTTACCCAAATCAGATTCATCAGGAGAATGTTTCTCTTGGATTATCCTATATTTCTTCGTACGTTAAGCAGTTTGGTCACGAAACGGCACTCATCGATTATACATGGGGGGGAACCGTTCAAGATTGTATTAACAAATGTGAGGAATTCAAGCCTCATCTTGTCGGGTTTTCACTGACAAGTGGTGACCTCATGTTTTCGTTGGAAATTGCTCGTGCCATTAAGCGCTTAGACAAATCAATCAAGATCATGTTCGGAGCTTCTCATGCGACTGTCGCACCAAAAGATTCCCTCCAATATGACGAAGTGGACATGGCCTGCGTTGGAGAAGCAGAGGAGTCTGTTCGCCAACTTCTTGATCATATGCAGAACGAGCGCGATTATTATGACACCCCTAATTTCTGGTTTAAAAAGGAAAATGGGGAGATCGTTTCGAATTGTGTCTCACTCTTGGAAATGAATCTTGACAAACTTCCCTTCCCTGATCGTGACCTTTGGAACATGGAGACCTATATCAACACCTCAGGTGGAAATCTTGATATGATAGCGGGACGAGGCTGCCCCTACAAATGCACGTACTGCATTATCCCAAAGCTTCATGAAATTAACGAGGAATCGAGGAAACAAGTTCGTTTTAGAAGCGTTGATAACATCATCGCTGAGGTCAAGTATCTTCAGGAAAAATACAAGGGTCGCGTTAAAATGGTCAGCTTTCAAGATGACGTCTTCGCCCTCGCCAAACCATTCATTGCAGAATTCTCAGAAAAATTTCCGAAGGAATGTGGAATCCCATTCATCTGCAATGGACGTGTCGAGGCGATGGATGAAAAGATGGCGGAGATGCTTGCAAAGGCGGGGTGTAGTGGTCTTAACATGGGTATTGAGACAGGCAGTCAGACCTTGAGGCGCTCACTAATGCGTCGTGATATGAGCAATGAGCATATTATCCGAACTTTCAAGGCGGCAAAGAAATTCAAACTTAAGACGAATTCGTATAATATCGTCGGATCGCCCTATGAAACCGAAAGAGACATTTGGGAGACGATTAAGGTTAATCGTGAATGCGAGCCAGACTATCTTCAGGTCTCTATTTTTCAGCCTTACCAGGGGACGGATCTCCACACCCTGTCACGTGATCAGGGCTGGATGACAACGGACATTATGCCGGTTTCGCACAAGCTCACGTCAATTATGAAATATCCCTATATGACGCCACGAGAAATCGTTTGGCAAAAGAAGCTGTTTCGCTTCCGCGTGATGAGAAAGACAAAGCCCTTGGAGGCCTTCATACTTTTACTCCTGGATACAAATTACGAACTCTTTGTTAAGTTTCGGACCAAGATGCCTACATGGCTCAAGCGGTTTCTTTATATTGTCCTCCGGAAGTTCAGCGGTGGTGACGCAGCAAAAACAAGCGATACTTATTTGCCTCGACTTGAATCAGCTGCCTAA